The Solanum lycopersicum chromosome 6, SLM_r2.1 genome has a window encoding:
- the LOC101245764 gene encoding bet1-like SNARE 1-1 isoform X2 has protein sequence MNSRRAALFDGIEEGGIRASSSYSSHEIDEQENERAIDGLQDRVSFLKKLSGDIHEEVDTHNRMLDRMGNDMDSSRGVLSGTMDKFRMVFETKSSRRMFTLVASFVVLFLVVYYLTR, from the exons ATGAACTCACGAAG AGCTGCTCTATTTGATGGAATTGAGGAAGGTGGCATAAGGGCTTCTTCATCATACTCTTCGCACGAAATTGATGAACAAGAGAATGAGAGGGCAATCGATGGGCTGCAAGATAGAGTTAGTTTTCTCAAAAAG TTGTCAGGTGACATACATGAAGAAGTGGATACTCATAACCGGATGCTCGACAGAATG GGCAATGATATGGATTCTTCAAGAGGTGTTTTATCTGGAACCATGGATAAATTTAGGATG GTTTTTGAGACAAAATCAAGCCGAAGGATGTTTACACTCGTCGCCTCGTTTGTGGTTCTTTTTCTGGTGGTGTACTATCTCACTAGATAA
- the LOC101245764 gene encoding bet1-like SNARE 1-1 isoform X1 produces the protein MNSRRERGNRAALFDGIEEGGIRASSSYSSHEIDEQENERAIDGLQDRVSFLKKLSGDIHEEVDTHNRMLDRMGNDMDSSRGVLSGTMDKFRMVFETKSSRRMFTLVASFVVLFLVVYYLTR, from the exons ATGAACTCACGAAG GGAACGTGGCAATAGAGCTGCTCTATTTGATGGAATTGAGGAAGGTGGCATAAGGGCTTCTTCATCATACTCTTCGCACGAAATTGATGAACAAGAGAATGAGAGGGCAATCGATGGGCTGCAAGATAGAGTTAGTTTTCTCAAAAAG TTGTCAGGTGACATACATGAAGAAGTGGATACTCATAACCGGATGCTCGACAGAATG GGCAATGATATGGATTCTTCAAGAGGTGTTTTATCTGGAACCATGGATAAATTTAGGATG GTTTTTGAGACAAAATCAAGCCGAAGGATGTTTACACTCGTCGCCTCGTTTGTGGTTCTTTTTCTGGTGGTGTACTATCTCACTAGATAA